The following are encoded together in the bacterium genome:
- a CDS encoding acetyltransferase, with protein MRHLVIGAGGFAQEVAWTLDAALRARGRTTELRFFDDAVPRGVLRSGLGEVVGTLAEVTAHTHGDEVRLVLGLGLPRTKRAVVERLADVGLPWERVVHPSALVGPASRVGEGCYVAAGAVLSVNVRLGRFVTVNVHAAVTHDDVIGDFVTLHPSVHLAGHVVIGDLGELGTGAAVLPGHTLGSATTLGPGSVATRSLPGGGTWIGSPAVALRRPVTDQSVRGDARRSMTATS; from the coding sequence GCGCCATCTCGTGATCGGGGCGGGCGGCTTCGCGCAGGAGGTCGCCTGGACGCTGGACGCCGCGCTGCGCGCCCGGGGCCGCACGACGGAGCTGCGCTTCTTCGACGACGCGGTGCCGCGCGGCGTGCTGCGCTCGGGGCTGGGCGAGGTCGTGGGGACGCTCGCGGAGGTGACGGCGCACACGCACGGCGACGAGGTGCGGCTCGTGCTCGGGCTCGGGCTGCCGCGCACCAAGCGCGCCGTCGTCGAGCGCCTGGCCGACGTCGGCCTGCCGTGGGAGCGCGTCGTCCATCCGAGCGCGCTGGTCGGGCCGGCGTCGCGCGTGGGCGAGGGCTGCTACGTCGCGGCCGGCGCCGTGCTCTCGGTCAACGTGCGGCTCGGCCGCTTCGTGACCGTGAACGTCCACGCGGCGGTGACGCACGACGACGTCATCGGCGACTTCGTGACCCTGCACCCGTCGGTGCATCTCGCCGGACACGTCGTGATCGGCGACCTCGGCGAGCTCGGCACCGGCGCCGCGGTGCTGCCGGGCCACACGCTCGGCAGCGCGACCACGCTCGGGCCGGGCTCGGTGGCGACGCGCTCGCTGCCGGGCGGCGGCACCTGGATCGGCAGCCCGGCCGTGGCGCTGCGGCGGCCCGTGACGGATCAGTCGGTGCGCGGCGACGCGCGCCGCTCGATGACGGCGACCTCGTGA